From Populus trichocarpa isolate Nisqually-1 chromosome 19, P.trichocarpa_v4.1, whole genome shotgun sequence, a single genomic window includes:
- the LOC127904813 gene encoding disease resistance protein RPV1-like produces the protein MSDMASSSATAQQWKYDVFLSFRGKDTRDNFTSHLYDALCHKQIKTFIDNDLERGEEIEPTLLRTIEDSRISVVIFSKNYASSPWCVDELVKILECKRTCGQIVLPGFFFYHVDPSDVDEQRGSFGNAFAKLERNFKWKMDKVSSWRADLTNAAIISGWDSQVTRPESKLVSEIAEAVFNSISSQYESCCFITNVREKSEECGGLIRLREEFLSRVLEQENLRIDTPRSTHGIHFNQGKDPAQKSLNCSR, from the exons ATGTCGGATATGGCATCGTCTTCTGCAACTGCTCAACAATGGAAGTATGATGTATTCCTCAGTTTTAGAGGCAAGGATACTCGTGACAATTTTACCAGCCATCTCTATGATGCCTTATGTCATAAACAAATCAAGACTTTCATAGATAATGATCTTGAAAGGGGTGAAGAAATTGAACCTACACTGTTGAGAACAATTGAAGATTCAAGAATTTCAGTAGTGATATTCTCAAAAAACTATGCATCTTCTCCGTGGTGTGTGGATGAACTGGTGAAGATACTAGAATGCAAGAGAACTTGTGGGCAGATTGTTTtaccaggtttttttttttatcatgtagaCCCATCTGATGTAGATGAACAGAGAGGGAGTTTTGGAAATGCATTTGCTaaacttgaaagaaattttaaatggaAGATGGACAAGGTTTCAAGCTGGAGAGCTGACTTGACAAATGCGGCCATTATTTCTGGATGGGATTCACAAGTCACTAG GCCTGAGTCCAAACTTGTAAGTGAAATTGCTGAAGCTGTTTTCAACAGTATTTCAAGTCAATATGAAAGCTGCTGTTTTATTACCAATGTAAGAGAGAAATCGGAAGAATGTGGTGGGTTGATTCGCTTGCGAGAGGAATTCCTTTCCAGAGTATTAGAGCAGGAAAATCTCCGTATTGACACTCCACGCTCCACGCATGGGATCCACTTTAATCAAGGAAAGGATCCGGCACAAAAAAGTCTTAACTGTTCTAGATGA
- the LOC18108419 gene encoding disease resistance protein RPV1 isoform X7: MASSSAVAHKWKYDVFLSFRGKDTRNNFTSHLYDALCRKKIKTFIDDGLERGEEITPALLKTIEESRISVVIFSKNYASSPWCVDELVKILECKETYGQIVLPVFYHVDPSDVDEQTGSFGNAFAELEKNFKWKMDKVPRWRADLTYAASISGWDSQVTSPESKLVREVVQTIWKRLNRASPSKLRGLVGVHSRIEKINNLLSTVPSDVHTIGIWGMGGIGKTTIAEAFFYSISSQYEGCHFLPNIRQESEKGRLNDLRDELLSKLLEEENLGVGTPHIGPTFIRDRLCQKKVLLVLDDVNDVRQFQYLIGERSFGEGSVVVVTSRDKQVLKNVADEIYEVEELNSHEALQLFSLNAFKGNHPPKAYMELSITAINYAKGNPLALRVLGSFLFRRERHFWESQLNNIESFPELNIYDLLRIGFDALRDNNTKSIFLDIACFFRGHQVDFVKRILDGCGFKTDIGFSVLIDRCLIKISDDKVEMHDLLQEMAHEVVRKESLNELGGQSRLWSPKDVYQVLTNNQGTGKVEGIFLDVSKIREIELSSTALERMYKLRLLKIYNSEAGVKCRVHLPHGLESLSEELRYLHWDGYPLTSLPSNFRPQNLVEINLSCSKVNQLWRGDQNLVNLKDVNLSNCEHITFMPNLSKARNLERLNLQFCTSLVKFPSSVQHLDKLVDLDLRGCKRLINLPSRFNSSFLETLNLSGCSNIKKCPETARKLTYLNLNETAVEELPQSIGEQSGLVALNLKNCKHLVNLPENIYLLKSLLIADFSGCSSISRLPDFSRNIRYLYLNGTAIEELPSSIGGLRELIYLDLVGCNLLKNLPSAVSKLGCLKKLDLSGCSSVTEFPKVSNTIKELYLNGTAIREIPSSIECLFDLAELHLRNCKQFEILPSSICKLRKLERLNLSGCVQFRDFPEVLEPMVCLRYLYLEQTSITELPSPIGNLMGLACLEVGNCKYLKDIECFVDLQLPERCVDLDSLRKLNLDGCSLSEVPDSLGRFSSLEVLELSGNNFQTIPISINKLFELQYLGLRNCTRLESLPELPPRLSKLDADNCESLHYLVSSSSTVVEGNIFEFIFTNCSRSRWFNQILAYSLLKFQLYTKRLYHQLPDVPEGACSFCLPANATPEWFSHQSWGSTVTFQLSSHWANSQFLGFSLCAVIAFHSFGHSLQVKCTYHFSNEHGDSHDLYCYLHGWYDEKRIDSEHILVGFDPCLVAKEDYMFSEYSEVSVEFQLEDIKGNLLPLDLCQVHKCGVRLLYEDEIHPFDLIMPGSSRFHPLERDGLEARFQAKRARFQANRGEDSSIMRRTYELLDYELYSERFRLPRHVEASSFYLLGDVSPEWFSHQSWGSIVTFQLSSYRDSSEFLGFCLCAVIASYSFNPDLVVKCTYHFRNEHGDSHDLYCYLHEKFDERCIYSDLIFVGFDPCLVVKEKDMFSEYSEVSVEFQPEDFYGNLFPLDCCQVVECGVRVLQ; this comes from the exons ATGGCATCTTCATCTGCTGTTGCTCATAAATGGAAGTATGATGTGTTCCTTAGTTTTAGAGGCAAGGATACGCGCAATAATTTTACCAGCCATCTTTATGATGCTTTGTGTCGTAAGAAAATCAAGACATTCATTGATGATGGACTtgaaagaggagaagaaattACCCCTGCCCTTCTGAAAACGATTGAAGAATCAAGAATTTCTGTAGTAATTTTCTCCAAGAACTACGCATCTTCTCCGTGGTGTGTGGATGAACTGGTGAAAATACTTGAATGCAAAGAGACTTATGGGCAGATTGTTTTACCGGTCTTCTATCATGTGGACCCATCTGATGTTGATGAACAGACTGGGAGTTTTGGAAATGCATTTGCTGagcttgaaaaaaatttcaagtggAAGATGGACAAGGTGCCAAGGTGGAGGGCTGACTTGACATACGCAGCCAGTATATCTGGATGGGATTCACAGGTTACTAG TCCGGAGTCCAAACTAGTAAGAGAAGTTGTGCAAACTATCTGGAAAAGGTTAAATCGTGCATCCCCAAGCAAATTAAGAGGTCTGGTTGGAGTACATTCACGTATTgagaaaatcaacaatttacTATCTACTGTGCCATCAGATGTACACACAATAGGAATTTGGGGCATGGGTGGTATAGGCAAGACAACTATTGCGGAAGCTTTCTTCTATAGCATCTCAAGTCAATATGAAGGCTGCCACTTTCTTCCGAACATAAGGCAGGAATCAGAAAAGGGTCGATTAAATGATCTACGAGATGAACTTCTTTCTAAACTACTGGAGGAAGAAAATCTTGGCGTTGGCACACCACATATAGGACCTACTTTCATCAGGGATAGACTCTGCCAAAAGAAAGTTCTCCTTGTTTTGGATGATGTGAATGATGTACGACAATTCCAGTATTTAATTGGAGAGCGTTCGTTTGGCGAAGGAAGCGTTGTTGTTGTAACATCAAGAGACAAGCAAGTACTTAAGAATGTAGCTGATGAAATATACGAGGTTGAGGAATTAAACTCCCACGAAGCTCTTCAACTCTTTAGCTTGAATGCTTTTAAGGGAAACCACCCCCCAAAAGCTTATATGGAGTTGTCAATCACGGCAATAAATTATGCCAAAGGGAACCCATTAGCTCTTCGAGTTTTGGGTTCCTTCTTATTCCGCAGAGAAAGACATTTTTGGGAATCTCAATTAAATAACATCGAAAGCTTTCCCGAGCTGAACATTTATGACTTGCTGAGAATAGGTTTTGATGCACTACGTGATAATAACACGAAGAGTATATTTCTGGACATTGCATGTTTCTTTAGAGGGCATCAAGTTGATTTTGTAAAGCGGATACTAGATGGCTGCGGTTTCAAAACAGATATTGGATTTAGTGTTCTCATTGACAGGTGTCTCATTAAAATTTCAGATGACAAGGTTGAAATGCATGATCTTTTGCAAGAAATGGCCCATGAAGTTGTTCGAAAAGAATCTCTTAACGAGCTAGGAGGACAAAGCAGATTGTGGAGTCCTAAAGATGTATATCAAGTGTTGACCAATAATCAG GGAACTGGAAAAGTTGAAGGGATATTCTTGGATGTTtcaaaaataagagaaattgaGTTGAGTTCTACTGCCTTGGAAAGGATGTATAAACTTAGACtgctaaaaatttataattctgaAGCTGGAGTTAAATGCAGAGTGCACCTTCCTCATGGCCTCGAGTCTCTTTCTGAAGAGTTGAGGTATCTCCATTGGGATGGATACCCTTTGACATCTTTGCCTAGCAATTTTCGTCCACAGAACCTTGTTGAAATTAACCTATCATGTAGCAAGGTTAACCAACTGTGGAGAGGAGACCAG AATCTCGTCAATTTAAAAGATGTCAACCTCAGCAATTGCGAGCACATAACTTTCATGCCAAACCTTTCAAAGGCCAGAAACCTTGAGAGATTGAATCTTCAATTCTGTACAAGTTTGGTTAAGTTTCCTTCATCTGTTCAGCATCTGGACAAGCTTGTTGATTTAGATTTGAGAGGCTGCAAAAGACTAATCAATCTTCCCAGTAGatttaattcaagttttctGGAGACTCTGAACCTTTCTGGTTGTTCAAATATCAAGAAGTGCCCAGAGACTGCAAGGAAACtgacatatttaaatttaaatgagacTGCTGTTGAAGAGCTTCCCCAATCAATTGGGGAACAAAGTGGACTTGTTGCGTTGAATTTGAAAAACTGCAAACACCTGGTTAATCTTCCAGAAAACATTTATTTGTTGAAATCTCTTCTCATAGCTGACTTCTCTGGCTGCTCATCTATCAGCAGGCTTCCTGATTTTTCGAGGAATATAAGATACTTGTACTTGAATGGAACTGCAATAGAAGAACTGCCATCTTCAATTGGTGGTCTAAGGgaacttatttatttagatCTAGTTGGCTGCAACTTGCTAAAGAATCTGCCGAGTGCGGTTTCTAAGTTGGGATGCCTTAAAAAACTTGATCTTTCCGGTTGCTCAAGTGTCACGGAGTTTCCAAAGGTTTCTAATACTATAAAGGAGCTGTATTTAAATGGGACAGCAATACGAGAGATTCCCTCTTCAATAGAATGTTTGTTTGATCTTGCTGAATTGCACCTGCGAAACTGCAAACAATTTGAGATTCTTCCAAGCAGCATCTGCAAGTTGAGAAAACTGGAGAGGCTTAATCTCTCAGGTTGCGTCCAATTTCGGGATTTTCCAGAAGTTTTGGAGCCGATGGTATGTTTGAGATATCTCTATTTAGAACAGACAAGCATAACAGAGTTGCCTTCACCGATTGGAAATCTGATGGGACTTGCCTGCTTGGAAGTGGGAAACTGCAAATATCTAAAAGACATCGAATGTTTTGTTGACTTGCAATTGCCCGAGAGATGCGTGGATTTAGATTCTTTGCGTAAGCTAAATCTAGATGGTTGCAGTCTATCGGAAGTGCCGGACAGTCTTGGTCGTTTTTCGTCACTAGAAGTGTTAGAACTAAGTGGAAACAATTTTCAGACTATACCTATAAGCATCAATAAACTCTTTGAGTTGCAATATCTCGGATTAAGGAATTGCACGAGACTTGAATCATTACCGGAGCTTCCACCACGGCTATCAAAGTTGGATGCAGACAATTGCGAGAGTTTGCATTATCTAGTATCAAGCTCATCAACTGTAGTTGAGGGGAACatttttgaattcattttcaCTAATTGCTCGAGATCGCGTTGGTTCAATCAAATCTTGGCGTACTCATTATTGAAATTTCAACTTTACACCAAAAGGTTATACCATCAG CTGCCCGATGTTCCAGAAGGGGCATGTAGTTTCTGCCTCCCTGCAAATGCGACTCCGGAGTGGTTTAGCCATCAAAGTTGGGGATCTACAGTAACATTCCAGCTATCTTCACATTGGGCTAATAGCCAGTTCTTGGGTTTCTCTCTTTGCGCTGTCATTGCATTTCATTCTTTCGGCCATAGTTTGCAAGTTAAATGCACATATCACTTCAGCAATGAGCACGGTGATAGCCATGATCTCTATTGCTATCTCCATGGTTGGTATGATGAGAAGCGCATTGACTCAGAACACATACTCGTGGGATTTGATCCCTGCCTGGTTGCTAAAGAAGATTATATGTTTAGTGAATACAGTGAGGTCTCAGTTGAATTCCAACTGGAAGATATAAAAGGCAATCTCTTACCATTGGATCTTTGTCAAGTACATAAATGTGGGGTCCGCCTACTGTATGAAGATGAGATACATCCCTTTGATTTGATCATGCCAGGCTCCTCTCGTTTTCATCCTCTGGAGCGAGATGGATTGGAAGCAAGGTTCCAAGCCAAGAGAGCAAGGTTCCAAGCCAATAGAGGGGAGGATTCTTCTATCATGCGTAGGACGTATGAATTATTGGATTATGAACTTTATTCCGAAAGGTTCAGATTACCCCGGCATGTG GAGGCATCTAGTTTCTACCTTCTTGGAGATGTGAGTCCGGAGTGGTTTAGCCATCAAAGTTGGGGATCTATAGTAACATTCCAGCTATCTTCGTATCGTGATAGCAGCGAGTTCTTGGGTTTCTGTCTTTGCGCTGTCATTGCATCTTATTCTTTCAATCCTGATTTGGTAGTTAAATGCACATATCACTTCCGCAATGAGCACGGTGATAGCCATGATCTCTATTGCTATCTCCATGAGAAGTTTGATGAGAGGTGCATCTACTCAGATCTCATATTTGTGGGATTTGATCCCTGTTTGGTTGTCAAAGAAAAGGATATGTTTAGTGAATACAGTGAGGTCTCAGTTGAATTCCAACCAGAAGATTTTTACGGCAATCTCTTCCCATTAGATTGTTGTCAAGTGGTTGAGTGTGGGGTTCGTGTATTGCAATGA